The genomic interval GATACCCGGCAACCCGACGGGCGCGGGCGACTCCGCCTCCGCGGCCCTGCTGTCGGGCTGGGTGGAGAACCTCCCCTGGCCGGACCGGATCGCGCGCGCGGTGGCCCTGTCGGCGGCGACGGTACGGACACCGGCGGCCGGCGAGTTCGACGCGGCGGCGTACGCGGCGCTGCTGCCGCAGGTGAAGGTCGCCCCGGCGTGAGGTGACGGCGGAGCAGCAGCCGTGAAGCCCGAACCGTCCCTGAACCGGAAGGTCCGCTCATGCCCCTGGTACGCACCGCCGAACTCGTCACCGCCGCCCGCGAGGCCGGGCGCGCGGTCGTCGCCTTCAACGTCATCACCCTGGAGCACGCGGAGGCGATCGCGGCGGGCGCCGAGCGCGCGGGCGCGCCGGCGATCCTTCAGATCTCGGAGAACGCCGTGAAGTTCCACGGCGGCGACGTGGGCCCCCTCGCGGCGGCGACGGCGGCGGTGGCGGCCGCGTGCCGGGCCCGGCTGGCGCTCCACCTCGACCACGTCGAGTCGGCGGACCTGCTGCGGGCGGCGCACGCGCACGGCTTCGGCTCGGTCATGTTCGACGCGTCGAAGCGCGGCTACGGGGAGAACGTCAAGGCCACGGCCGAAGCGGTCCGTTGGGGCCACGCACGCGGCATCTGGGTGGAGGCGGAGCTGGGCCGCGTCGGCGGCAAGGCGGGCGAGCCCCCGCTGGACGCCCACGCCCCGGGCGTCCGCACGGACCCGGCGGAGGCGGCGGCCTACGTGGCCGACACGGGCGTCGACGCCCTGGCCGTCGCGGTCGGCAGCACCCACGCCATGACCACCCGCACGGCCACCCTCGACCACACCCTGATCACAGCCCTCCACGAGGCCGTCCCGGTCCCCCTGGTCCTGCACGGCTCGTCGGGCGTCCCGGACACGGAACTCCGCCGCGCGGTGGCGGCGGGCATGACCAAGATCAACGTCGGCACGGCCCTGAACACGGCCTTCACCGGCGCGGTCCGCGCCTTCCTGGAGGCCCACCCGTCGACGACGGACCCGCGCAGGTACCTGGCGCCCGCGCGGGAGGGGATGACGGGGGCGGTGGAGGGGTTCCTGCGGGTGGTGGGCGGGTGACCGTCAGGCTCCGCCGGGGGTCAGCGACACCTGGTCGAGGTGCACCTCGCACTTGTTGCCCGACTGGCAGAAGACCTTGATGGTGTTCTTGCCTTCCTTGAGGTCCACCTGGGTCCAGCTGCCCATCCAGTTGGTGGACCACTCGCCCGGCTTCGACCCGCCGTGGTTACCCAGACGTATCGGCAGCTTGTTGACGGTGTCGTTGACGGCGACCGAGAGTTCCCCGTCCTTGCCGGGGACGCCGTAGGTGACGTTCAGGCGGTACGCCCCGGTGCTCTTGACCGCGACCTCCCACTCGACGCCCGCACCGGGCGCTTCCAGACCCTTGATGTAGGCGCCGCCCTCGGACTTGGCGCCCGCCACCTCCGTGGCGGTGGTGGCACCACCGAGCAGCCGCAGGCTGGCCGCGTCACGCTTCTGGAGACCGACCGCCGAGGGATTGCTCGGCTTCTGCTTCTTCTCCGGCTCCTTCGGCTTGTCGTCCTTCTTGCCGTCGTCCTCGCCCGGCTTGTCGTCCCCGCCGCCCGTCGCCCCCGCCTGGGTGCTGCCCTTGTCGTCGCCGCTGTTGGTCATCATCGCGACGCCGATCCCGCCCGCGACCACCGCCACGACGGCGATCGCGGCGATCAGCAGCCCGCGCCGGTTCGGGCGCGTGCCGCCGCCGTGGCCGCCCGGGGCGGCCGGGGGCATCGGCTGGCGGGGGGCGCCGCCCGGGAGCGTCTCCGGGGCCGCGTAGTGCGGCGACGGGGTCTGCTGGCGCGGCGGCTGCGGGCCGTACTGGCGGGAGCCGACCGGGCGGACCTGGTGGTACGAGGTGCGGGGGACGCCGGGACGGCGCTCTTCCGGGCCGCTGTCGGCGTTGTTCCCGTCGCCGCCTTCCGAGCGGTACAGGTGCGCGAACGGGTCGTCGTTCTCCGGCGTTCCCGCGCCGTTATTACCGGCCGTCATCCCCTGTCACTCCCAACCTGGTATGACCATCGGCGCCCACGTGCGTACGCGTCAGGGACCGCCGCTGCCGAGCCGGGGCGGCCCGGGAGGCTCAAACGGTCCGGATGGCCAAAAATTCACGATCGATTCACGGTAGGCGGCGGTGCCGCATCGGCGCAGCCTACCCCGATACGGCGATACCACGCCCTGGTACGGACCTCAGCCCGCCCGCCGCCCCGCCTTGGCCCGTGACCGCTTTTCGACGTACATCCGCTGGTCGGCGGAGCGCAGCACCTCGTCCGCGGACATTCCGCAGCCCGCCCAGCCGATCCCGAAACTCGCGCCGACCCGCACGGCGCGCCCGTCGACCCTTATCGGCGGGACGATCGCGTTGCGCAGCCGCACCGCGAGGTCCTCCGCGTCGGCCTGGCCCAGGCCGTCCGCCAGGACCACGAACTCGTCACCGCCGAGCCGGGCAACCGTGTCGCCGTCGCGCACGCCGTTGCTGAGCCGCCGGGCGACCTCGATGAGGACCGCGTCCCCCGTGTGGTGCCCGAAACGGTCGTTGATGGACTTGAAGCCGTCCAGGTCGCAGAAGAGGACCGCCAGCCCCTTCGTCCCGTCGTCCTCGCCGTCCTCGTCCGGCGCGACGGCGTGGACGTGGCCGGGATACGTGCCGACGCCGCAGGCCGTCCCGCTGTGCTCCGCGCCGAACTCGCCGGTCGCGCAGTCCGGGGCGCAGTCGTTCGCGTACTCCGGCGGGTAGTCGGGCCCCGGCTCGGAGCCGAAGCCGTGCTGCCCGTACTGCCCGAACGCCCCGCCCTCGACCTCGGCGAAGGCGTCGAGGCCGCCGTACGGCGCGACCGCCGCCACCGGGGGCTCGCCGCCGGGCGGCGTGCCGCACAGCCGGCTGCTGAGGCGGGCCCGCAGCTCCGCGCTGTTGGGCAGGCCGGTGAGCGAGTCGTGGCTGGCCCGGTGCGCGAGCTGGAGCTCGTGCCGCTTGCGCTCCTCGATGTCCTCGACGTGGGTGAGGAGGTAGCGCGGACCGTCGGCGGCGTCGGCGACCACCGAGTTGCGCAGGGACACCCAGACGTACGTGCCGTCCCGGCGGGCGAGCCGCAGCTCGGCCCGGCCGCCCTCGGCCGAGGTGCGCAGCAGGGTGCCGACGTCCTCCGGATGGACGAGGTCGGAGAAGGAGTAGCGGCGCATCTGGGACGCGGGGCGGCCGAGGAGCCGGCACAGCGCGTCGTTGGTGCGGTGCAGCCGTCCGTGCTGGTCGCCGCCCATCTCGGCGATGGCCATGCCGCTCGGCGCGTACTCGAAGGCCTGGCGGAAGCTTTCCTCACTGGCGCGGAGCGCCTGCTGCTCCCGCTCCAGCCGGACCAGTGCCCGCTGCATGTTTGCGCGAAGACGAGCGTTACTGATCGCAATCGCGGCCTGGAAGGCGTACATCTGGAGCGCCTCCCGGCCCCAGGCGCCGGGACGGCGTCCGTTGCGCGGCTGGTCGACCGAGATGACGCCCAGGAGCTCGCCGCCGGCCGCGCCCGCCGTGTACATCGGGGCGAAGAGGCGGTCCATGGGGTGCCACTCGTCGGGGAACCGAGGCGCGGGCCCGGCGGTGTGCCACTGGGGCACGTCGTCGTTGTCGAGGACCCAGCCCTCGGTGTACGGGATGAAGCGCAGCGAGCCCCACTGGTCGGCCATGGCCAGGCGCCGCTCCCACGACACCCGCGAGCCGACCCGGCCCGCCATCAGGGCCTCCGCGCCCGCGCTCCCGGCGACGGCGGCCACGACCAGATCACCGTCCGGGCGGACGAGGTTGACGGCCGAGAGCTCGTAGCCGAGCCCGGTGATGATGCCGTCCGCGACGGTCTGCAAGGTGTCCGCGAGGCTGCGCGCCGTGTTCAGATCGGCGACCACTTGATGCAGGCCCCGCAAGGTGGCCAGGCGGACATACGGCTCCGACTCGGTCTCCATCTTCGCTCTCCCCCGAGACCTCGACAGCAACTCCAAAAGCTTCTTGTCGTCCGTTTACCACGG from Streptomyces albireticuli carries:
- a CDS encoding class II fructose-bisphosphate aldolase — its product is MPLVRTAELVTAAREAGRAVVAFNVITLEHAEAIAAGAERAGAPAILQISENAVKFHGGDVGPLAAATAAVAAACRARLALHLDHVESADLLRAAHAHGFGSVMFDASKRGYGENVKATAEAVRWGHARGIWVEAELGRVGGKAGEPPLDAHAPGVRTDPAEAAAYVADTGVDALAVAVGSTHAMTTRTATLDHTLITALHEAVPVPLVLHGSSGVPDTELRRAVAAGMTKINVGTALNTAFTGAVRAFLEAHPSTTDPRRYLAPAREGMTGAVEGFLRVVGG
- a CDS encoding carbohydrate-binding protein; translated protein: MTAGNNGAGTPENDDPFAHLYRSEGGDGNNADSGPEERRPGVPRTSYHQVRPVGSRQYGPQPPRQQTPSPHYAAPETLPGGAPRQPMPPAAPGGHGGGTRPNRRGLLIAAIAVVAVVAGGIGVAMMTNSGDDKGSTQAGATGGGDDKPGEDDGKKDDKPKEPEKKQKPSNPSAVGLQKRDAASLRLLGGATTATEVAGAKSEGGAYIKGLEAPGAGVEWEVAVKSTGAYRLNVTYGVPGKDGELSVAVNDTVNKLPIRLGNHGGSKPGEWSTNWMGSWTQVDLKEGKNTIKVFCQSGNKCEVHLDQVSLTPGGA
- the cdgB gene encoding diguanylate cyclase CdgB codes for the protein METESEPYVRLATLRGLHQVVADLNTARSLADTLQTVADGIITGLGYELSAVNLVRPDGDLVVAAVAGSAGAEALMAGRVGSRVSWERRLAMADQWGSLRFIPYTEGWVLDNDDVPQWHTAGPAPRFPDEWHPMDRLFAPMYTAGAAGGELLGVISVDQPRNGRRPGAWGREALQMYAFQAAIAISNARLRANMQRALVRLEREQQALRASEESFRQAFEYAPSGMAIAEMGGDQHGRLHRTNDALCRLLGRPASQMRRYSFSDLVHPEDVGTLLRTSAEGGRAELRLARRDGTYVWVSLRNSVVADAADGPRYLLTHVEDIEERKRHELQLAHRASHDSLTGLPNSAELRARLSSRLCGTPPGGEPPVAAVAPYGGLDAFAEVEGGAFGQYGQHGFGSEPGPDYPPEYANDCAPDCATGEFGAEHSGTACGVGTYPGHVHAVAPDEDGEDDGTKGLAVLFCDLDGFKSINDRFGHHTGDAVLIEVARRLSNGVRDGDTVARLGGDEFVVLADGLGQADAEDLAVRLRNAIVPPIRVDGRAVRVGASFGIGWAGCGMSADEVLRSADQRMYVEKRSRAKAGRRAG